In the Plodia interpunctella isolate USDA-ARS_2022_Savannah chromosome 6, ilPloInte3.2, whole genome shotgun sequence genome, one interval contains:
- the LOC128670786 gene encoding sex-determining region Y protein-like — MCSKIIVIACTLAVVSARPQHEHDSHGHAYSSQSIVLHQSHPQELREPAHQEQQQLVYLHQPVHSVHAPQQQEQQYHQEDHHVDYYAIPKYTYEYKVEDPHTHDSKYQRETRDHDVVKGEYSLHQPDGRIRIVKYTADKKNGFQAEVKYEGHAQHIVPEQHGHH, encoded by the exons ATGTGTTCCAag ATCATCGTAATTGCCTGTACCCTTGCCGTGGTATCAGCTCGGCCACAACATGAGCATGACTCGCATGGTCACGCGTACTCCTCACAGAGCATCGTACTGCACCAGAGTCATCCTCAAGAGCTGCGTGAGCCCGCTCACCAAGAACAACAACAACTTGTATACTTACACCAGCCTGTCCACAGCGTCCATGCGCCGCAACAACAAGAACAGCAATATCATCAGGAGGACCACCATGTTGACTACTAT gCCATCCCCAAGTACACATATGAGTACAAAGTGGAGGACCCTCACACGCACGACAGCAAGTACCAGCGCGAGACCCGCGACCACGACGTCGTCAAGGGCGAGTACAGTCTGCACCAGCCCGACGGCAGGATCAGGATCGTCAAATACACCGCCGACAAAAAGAATGG TTTCCAAGCTGAAGTCAAATACGAGGGTCACGCTCAGCACATCGTTCCTGAACAACATGGCCACCATTGA